The Pseudodesulfovibrio hydrargyri genome segment ACCTGCTCATCTTCGGCGACCTGCCCACGCGCGGCCAGCGCCAGAAGTTCCGCGACCTCCTGAGCGAGCAGGAGCTGCTGCACGAGGGGCTCAGGCACCATTTCGAAGGGTTCCCGTCCACCGGGCATCCCATGGCCATCCTGTCCGCCGTGATCAACGCCCTGGGCTGCTACCATCCGGACCTCCTGGAGATCGACTCCAAGGCGGACTTCCTGCGGGCCGCGGCCAAGATCATCTCCAAGGTGCGCACCATCGCGGCCTGGTCCTACCGCAAGGCCCAGGGGCTGCCGTTCATGTACCCGGACCCGAAGCTCTCCTACTGCCGGAACTTCCTGCACATGATGCATTCCATTCCGCACCGCCACTACGAGCCCACGGACGCCCAGGTCCGCGCCCTGACCCTGTTCTTCCTGCTCCACGCCGACCACGAGCAAAACTGCTCCTGCTCCACCGTGCGCATGGTCCAATCCACCGAGGCCAACCTGTTCGCCTCGGTCTCGGCCGGCATCTGCGCCCTGTGGGGACGGCTCCACGGCGGAGCCAACGCGGGCGTCATCGAGATGCTCGAGCACATCCACGAGGGCGGCACGTCCATCCCGGACTACCTCGAAAAGGTCAAAAACAAGGAATGCAAGCTCATGGGCTTCGGCCACCGCATCTACAAGTCCTTCGACCCGAGGGCCAAGATACTGCGCAAGGCCGCCCACGACATGCTCGAGTCCACTGGCCACGACGACCCGCTGCTGGACATCGCCCTGGAGATGGCCGACGCGGCCATGAGCGACGAGTACTTCATCGAACGCAGGCTCTACCCCAACGTGGACTTCTACTCGGGCATCATCCTGCGCGCCCTGAACATCCCGGTGAACATGTTCACGGTAATGTTCGCCATCGGCCGCATGCCCGGCTGGATCGCCCACTGGTACGAGGCCTACGCCGACGGCGCCACCAAGATACACCGCCCGCGCCAGGTCTACACCGGCCGCGAGCCCAGAGTCTACGTGCCGCTGGACTCCAGAATCTAACGTCAAGAACCGGAGGCCCCGCCAGGGGCCTCCGGTCCGTTCCGGCCCCGGAGTGAATTTCACCGCATGAACGCCTTTCACAAACCGATCAAACACATCGCCTGCGTGGCCTCGAACTCGCCCAAGGCGGTCAAGGGGTTCAGGCAGCTGGCCGAGCGCTACGAGCTGGTCCCGACCGAC includes the following:
- a CDS encoding citrate synthase, coding for MISRGNEMLKDDKCACGKTAKLIIDDKTFELPVIIGTENEHAIDITRLRNETGYITYDPGYANTGSCKSDVTFVDGEKGILRYRGYPIEDLAEHATFIETAYLLIFGDLPTRGQRQKFRDLLSEQELLHEGLRHHFEGFPSTGHPMAILSAVINALGCYHPDLLEIDSKADFLRAAAKIISKVRTIAAWSYRKAQGLPFMYPDPKLSYCRNFLHMMHSIPHRHYEPTDAQVRALTLFFLLHADHEQNCSCSTVRMVQSTEANLFASVSAGICALWGRLHGGANAGVIEMLEHIHEGGTSIPDYLEKVKNKECKLMGFGHRIYKSFDPRAKILRKAAHDMLESTGHDDPLLDIALEMADAAMSDEYFIERRLYPNVDFYSGIILRALNIPVNMFTVMFAIGRMPGWIAHWYEAYADGATKIHRPRQVYTGREPRVYVPLDSRI